A section of the Longibacter salinarum genome encodes:
- a CDS encoding ring-cleaving dioxygenase has translation MESNSSSVHGLHHVTAISGEPRATLDFYQRVLGLRLVKRSVNQDAPETYHLFFADGAGSPGTDLTFFPWPDLPPGQPGVGQVVEIPLAVPQGTMDYWQDRLVEAGAEVAERSKRFGEPTLAFTDPDGMRLAIVETSDEREFTPWEESPVPVDKQIRGMHSVRIWERRLEATEAVLTRVMGLEKVGEDDGWHRYGIDGRSGTLAEIKIVDDGQHGQGGPGTVHHAAWRMNNSEEQLSLRSRVAEVGLRPSEQIDRFWFQSVYFREPGGVLFELATDGPGFTADEDLEHLGEELILPPWLEDRREEIEAALPPLENPVDGTS, from the coding sequence ATGGAATCGAACTCCAGCTCCGTCCACGGCCTTCATCACGTGACCGCTATTTCCGGCGAGCCGCGTGCGACCCTCGACTTCTACCAGAGAGTACTCGGGCTGCGCCTGGTGAAGCGGTCCGTCAATCAGGATGCGCCCGAGACGTACCACCTCTTCTTCGCCGATGGGGCGGGTAGCCCCGGTACGGACCTCACCTTTTTCCCCTGGCCGGACTTGCCGCCGGGGCAGCCGGGTGTGGGGCAGGTCGTCGAAATCCCGCTCGCGGTGCCGCAGGGCACGATGGACTACTGGCAGGACCGGCTCGTTGAGGCGGGAGCGGAGGTCGCAGAACGTTCGAAGCGGTTCGGGGAGCCTACCCTCGCGTTTACGGATCCCGACGGGATGCGTCTGGCCATCGTGGAAACGTCCGATGAGCGCGAGTTCACGCCGTGGGAGGAAAGCCCGGTGCCGGTCGACAAGCAGATTCGCGGGATGCATTCCGTTCGCATCTGGGAGCGACGCCTGGAGGCAACCGAAGCCGTTCTGACGCGGGTCATGGGACTGGAGAAGGTTGGCGAAGACGACGGCTGGCACCGGTACGGGATTGACGGACGCTCCGGGACGCTGGCGGAGATTAAGATCGTCGACGACGGGCAGCATGGACAGGGGGGACCCGGGACGGTCCATCATGCCGCCTGGCGCATGAACAATAGTGAGGAGCAGCTTTCGCTCCGCTCGCGGGTTGCTGAAGTCGGACTCCGCCCATCGGAGCAAATCGACCGCTTCTGGTTTCAGTCGGTCTACTTCCGCGAGCCCGGCGGGGTGCTCTTCGAGCTGGCGACGGACGGGCCGGGCTTTACTGCCGACGAGGATCTCGAGCACCTTGGCGAAGAGCTGATTCTGCCGCCGTGGCTGGAGGATCGCCGCGAGGAAATTGAGGCAGCCCTTCCGCCGCTGGAGAATCCGGTAGACGGTACCTCGTAG
- a CDS encoding ParA family protein, with product MLTTIPIINNKGGVGKTTTAVNVAAGLAQRGRRVLLVDLDSQGSASIALGVHHDNLRPSSADVLFGHVAIDDAIRETGLENVDLITGSLSLADAGTRLKLRDNGQYRLRNVLSTVKDWYQTIIIDCAPSTSILSVNALVGADAIIVPVAPSYLAMEGVISLGKTVRRVREGIGEAAPILGVLLTMVSKGDDRAVDEINELRSHYGGKVFKTEIQNDPALKVAPSAGVDIFRYAPDSPGATDYDQLIDEIEERLQRYGSIYGNLPSRASTGTYQVSNAGGIRS from the coding sequence ATGCTGACGACCATTCCGATCATCAACAACAAGGGAGGTGTGGGAAAGACCACCACAGCTGTGAATGTAGCTGCGGGCCTGGCCCAACGCGGGCGGCGGGTCCTCCTCGTTGATCTCGACAGTCAGGGCTCGGCCTCAATTGCGCTCGGTGTGCATCACGACAACCTGCGTCCGTCCAGTGCAGACGTTCTGTTCGGACACGTGGCCATCGACGATGCCATTCGGGAGACCGGCCTTGAGAATGTTGACCTGATTACCGGATCGCTGAGTCTCGCCGACGCAGGCACACGTCTGAAACTTCGGGACAACGGCCAATACCGCCTTCGGAATGTGCTTTCGACCGTCAAAGACTGGTACCAAACGATCATTATCGATTGTGCACCGTCGACCTCGATTCTCTCGGTCAATGCCCTCGTCGGCGCGGACGCCATCATTGTCCCCGTGGCCCCCTCCTATCTCGCGATGGAAGGGGTAATTAGCCTCGGCAAGACCGTTCGCCGGGTCCGCGAGGGAATTGGAGAGGCCGCTCCGATCCTCGGCGTCTTGCTCACGATGGTCTCGAAGGGCGACGATCGTGCAGTTGACGAGATCAATGAACTGCGGAGTCACTACGGCGGCAAAGTATTCAAGACTGAGATCCAGAACGATCCCGCCTTGAAGGTTGCACCGAGCGCGGGCGTCGATATTTTCCGATATGCCCCGGACTCGCCCGGCGCGACCGACTACGATCAGCTGATCGACGAAATCGAGGAGCGGCTTCAGCGATACGGATCCATCTACGGAAACCTTCCCAGTCGAGCATCCACCGGTACGTACCAAGTCAGTAATGCGGGTGGCATCCGGTCGTAG
- a CDS encoding XRE family transcriptional regulator, whose amino-acid sequence MGKKSIHHFGDRLRQIADAMFDGNQSELARSLEMKPSSFAKYTGGDRKPGSSVLQRLSRLGVNINWFLSGEGSLMQEDASSGTEGETPTASAKPDIASRETTMKASGERFYQIPVVRVRESKDGPELVEDQNGPHWLSESYIRRTYGIAPARLREFQVTGNTMENTIRSGDWVLVGMWNRDCLVDGAVCLIRGPSGLLIRRIRLCGPMVVLAADNTSVPDLEIKREQWNHEYEPLGSILAVMRRM is encoded by the coding sequence ATGGGTAAAAAGTCAATCCATCATTTTGGTGATCGGCTGCGACAGATTGCCGACGCAATGTTCGATGGGAATCAGAGTGAACTCGCGCGTTCACTCGAGATGAAGCCGTCTAGTTTCGCGAAATACACAGGGGGAGATCGCAAGCCGGGGTCCAGCGTTCTCCAGAGATTATCCCGTTTGGGAGTAAATATCAACTGGTTTCTGTCTGGAGAGGGGTCCCTGATGCAGGAAGATGCGTCGTCGGGGACAGAGGGGGAGACTCCGACCGCATCCGCCAAGCCGGACATCGCGAGTCGCGAAACGACGATGAAGGCTTCTGGGGAGCGATTTTACCAAATTCCTGTCGTTCGCGTGCGAGAGTCGAAAGACGGTCCGGAACTCGTCGAGGACCAGAATGGCCCGCACTGGCTTTCCGAATCGTACATTCGTCGCACGTACGGAATCGCACCGGCCCGGCTACGCGAGTTTCAGGTGACCGGGAATACCATGGAGAACACGATCCGGTCGGGGGATTGGGTTTTGGTGGGGATGTGGAATCGGGATTGCCTGGTGGACGGGGCGGTGTGTTTGATCCGTGGCCCGTCGGGATTGCTGATCCGCCGGATCAGGTTATGCGGTCCCATGGTCGTTCTCGCGGCGGACAATACGTCGGTCCCCGATTTGGAAATCAAGCGCGAGCAGTGGAATCACGAGTATGAGCCGCTGGGAAGTATCCTCGCGGTCATGCGCCGGATGTGA
- a CDS encoding roadblock/LC7 domain-containing protein, with protein MSTIESINSVLKNLANAIPGQIDGTVIASTDGFVISDTLTGEEAEEVAAMVATTMGVSKRMSLTLTAGDVEETSIKGENRSVFMYRVGGEGVLAVIAAGDANVGMINLRARSAADKIKAYLADPSTASA; from the coding sequence ATGTCAACCATTGAGAGCATAAACAGTGTCCTGAAAAACCTCGCAAACGCAATCCCGGGCCAGATCGACGGCACGGTCATCGCCTCGACAGACGGATTTGTGATCTCCGACACGTTGACCGGTGAAGAGGCGGAAGAAGTCGCCGCCATGGTTGCAACCACAATGGGCGTGAGCAAACGCATGTCGTTAACACTGACCGCCGGCGACGTCGAGGAAACGAGCATCAAGGGGGAAAACCGTAGCGTGTTTATGTATCGTGTCGGCGGCGAGGGGGTCCTGGCCGTTATCGCGGCGGGCGATGCGAATGTCGGCATGATCAATCTCCGCGCACGTTCGGCCGCCGACAAAATTAAGGCGTACCTCGCCGATCCCTCGAC
- a CDS encoding NAD-dependent epimerase/dehydratase family protein → MSSILVTGANGQIGSELVQTLRDRHGDEHVVRLDLRPPSSTSVNGSVNGQNATSRTAAPFVVADVRDRDTLAETIERYDIDTVYHLASLLSANGEKVPDRTWDVNINGLKHVLDLARDHDLRIFWPSSIAVFGPSTPRNDTPQNTILNPSTMYGVTKRSGELLCQYYHQRFGVDVRSLRYPGLISYATLPGGGTTDYAVDMYYEALRSGSYTCFVRADTRLPMMYMPDAIRATLDLMNADADNITIRDSYNITAMSFSAEELADAIRAHLPDFTCDFEPDERQQIADAWPATIDDRIARRDWNWKPDFNLDAMTADMLAHLRDTVQQREDVESVER, encoded by the coding sequence ATGTCTTCCATCCTGGTCACCGGTGCCAACGGCCAGATCGGCAGCGAACTCGTTCAAACGCTGCGCGACCGTCACGGCGATGAACACGTCGTCCGCCTGGATCTCCGTCCGCCCTCGTCGACGAGCGTGAACGGATCGGTTAACGGGCAAAACGCTACGTCGCGCACAGCTGCGCCGTTTGTCGTTGCCGACGTCCGGGATCGTGACACGCTCGCCGAAACCATCGAGCGGTACGACATCGACACGGTCTACCATCTCGCGAGCCTTCTGTCTGCAAACGGCGAGAAGGTGCCGGATCGAACCTGGGACGTCAACATCAACGGACTTAAGCACGTCCTCGACCTCGCACGCGACCACGACCTGCGGATCTTCTGGCCGAGTTCGATCGCCGTCTTCGGCCCGTCTACCCCGCGCAACGATACGCCGCAGAACACAATTCTGAACCCGTCAACGATGTACGGCGTCACGAAGCGCAGCGGCGAGCTTCTGTGTCAGTACTACCATCAGCGCTTCGGCGTCGACGTGCGCAGCCTCCGCTATCCCGGGCTGATCAGCTACGCCACGCTTCCCGGCGGCGGCACCACGGATTACGCGGTCGACATGTACTACGAAGCCCTGCGCTCCGGCTCCTACACGTGCTTCGTGCGTGCCGACACGCGACTTCCGATGATGTACATGCCGGACGCGATTCGCGCGACGCTCGACCTCATGAACGCCGACGCCGACAATATCACGATCCGCGATAGCTACAACATCACGGCGATGAGCTTCTCGGCCGAGGAGCTTGCCGACGCCATTCGCGCCCACCTGCCAGACTTCACGTGCGACTTCGAACCGGACGAGCGCCAGCAGATCGCCGACGCCTGGCCCGCCACGATCGACGACCGCATCGCCCGGCGCGACTGGAACTGGAAGCCTGACTTCAACCTCGACGCCATGACGGCCGACATGCTCGCCCACCTCCGCGATACCGTGCAACAGCGCGAGGATGTCGAATCGGTTGAACGTTAG
- a CDS encoding tetratricopeptide repeat protein gives MTLPTAQSNPIGRKSNPQSTIDNLHSIPSAFLAAIIALGLCLTGCSGAESSMVQPTSPDSSLVEAATLRDSLRLCRTGDLADARPWLQQWVNRHPDDATGHAWFARALFRDGKPREAASQANRAVKTSGCNSFAYTTRGDVTNPQFVLESERSADAVWRDYQQAVTCNPDAGIAWISMWPLATQRGDADAAHRAIQRIHELDFFPGPVQTLARWMFATVPPDALLLTNGDADTYPLLGLQQVDGRRTDIAVVNASLLNLPAYVEYVSGQYDLPLPMASDSLRAFRPYAEEDGDVITLSKAVVKAWYDMQATGKLTRPVVGAPTLTASTFDGLHDLQTTSIGAYTHTDPDTPPLRDASRITQSFLSLDASDFEGPVASHLDMSCIRQSSTGLRTVILYYAVSYADVMIEQDRPLPARQILNWVDRLRPDLDLEPDVVRYLHTLRERLES, from the coding sequence ATGACTCTCCCCACGGCACAGAGCAATCCGATAGGGCGAAAATCCAACCCACAATCCACCATCGACAATCTACATTCCATCCCCAGCGCCTTTCTCGCAGCCATCATCGCACTCGGACTTTGCCTGACCGGCTGCTCCGGTGCGGAATCGTCGATGGTTCAACCCACCTCTCCCGACTCGTCCCTTGTCGAAGCCGCCACCCTTCGCGACTCGCTTAGACTCTGCCGAACGGGAGATCTGGCTGACGCCCGCCCCTGGCTACAGCAATGGGTTAACAGGCACCCGGATGATGCCACCGGTCACGCCTGGTTCGCTCGAGCGCTATTTCGGGATGGGAAGCCACGGGAAGCGGCATCGCAAGCCAATCGAGCCGTCAAGACATCGGGCTGCAACAGCTTCGCCTACACGACGCGCGGCGACGTGACAAACCCGCAGTTCGTTCTTGAATCGGAGCGCAGCGCGGATGCCGTCTGGCGAGACTACCAGCAGGCCGTCACCTGCAATCCCGACGCGGGCATTGCGTGGATCTCGATGTGGCCGCTGGCGACGCAGCGGGGCGACGCGGACGCCGCCCACCGTGCCATTCAGCGAATCCATGAACTCGACTTCTTCCCCGGCCCCGTCCAAACGCTTGCCCGGTGGATGTTCGCCACCGTACCACCAGACGCCCTTCTCCTCACAAACGGCGATGCCGACACGTATCCGCTCCTCGGCCTCCAGCAGGTCGACGGACGCCGAACCGACATCGCCGTCGTCAACGCCTCCCTGCTAAATCTGCCCGCGTACGTGGAGTACGTGTCGGGGCAGTACGACCTGCCACTTCCGATGGCCTCGGACTCGCTCCGCGCCTTTCGTCCTTATGCCGAGGAGGACGGTGACGTCATCACGCTGTCGAAAGCCGTGGTGAAAGCGTGGTACGACATGCAGGCGACCGGTAAACTCACACGCCCGGTCGTCGGGGCACCGACGCTCACGGCCTCGACGTTCGACGGCCTGCACGACCTGCAGACGACGTCGATCGGTGCGTACACCCACACGGACCCCGATACGCCTCCGCTGCGGGACGCGTCCCGCATCACCCAGTCGTTTCTCTCCCTGGATGCGAGCGACTTCGAGGGACCGGTCGCATCACATCTCGACATGAGCTGCATCCGGCAGTCCAGTACGGGACTCCGCACCGTGATTCTGTACTATGCCGTGAGCTACGCCGACGTGATGATCGAACAGGACCGCCCGCTCCCCGCGCGGCAAATTCTCAACTGGGTCGATCGCCTGCGTCCCGACCTTGATCTCGAGCCGGATGTCGTCCGCTACCTGCATACCCTGCGCGAGCGTCTCGAGAGCTAA
- a CDS encoding right-handed parallel beta-helix repeat-containing protein: MRSIPTLRLLLRPLALIFVVALALAGCDDAPVSSPETDAPTEAEENLVNEALKNLPFEEGSEAKFFHHCTVTTDAPQAAVDAASSGDVICVKPGTYSGTLEITTPDITVTSLWLGGATIQGGDAPTGSAVRILADGVTLEGFQVMFPGGLIGISIGPNVSDVTVRHNRVRDVGPTGRLGVTGIIADGGNTGITIEGNLVEDLRNEFTSDSGFPTVNGIFANDDRADGFSNSVIRKNVVRNLYSDNATLGILLQGTVANVQVEKNLVYRLSADPDNDSDPSDDNATYDENLDDGFDGTLATFAQGVNVDASTTSDLNVTRNFIYRVTSTGFNGEAVKVDAGAEGLTLTFNDLRSEVGLNNGTSTSFDATCNYWGHPLGPRTVASNPAADDGPNRQRRSALVGDAEVQPWLVRSILWGRNLERSCVGGRGNRGGNR, translated from the coding sequence ATGAGGTCTATCCCGACGCTCCGATTGTTGCTTCGTCCCCTTGCGCTGATTTTTGTCGTCGCACTCGCTCTTGCCGGTTGTGACGATGCGCCCGTATCGTCGCCTGAGACAGACGCGCCTACAGAGGCCGAGGAGAACCTCGTCAACGAGGCGCTGAAGAATCTGCCGTTTGAAGAGGGCTCGGAGGCGAAGTTCTTCCATCACTGCACCGTCACGACCGATGCGCCCCAGGCGGCGGTCGATGCGGCGTCGTCGGGCGACGTGATCTGCGTTAAGCCGGGCACCTACAGCGGCACGCTTGAGATTACGACACCGGACATCACGGTGACCTCGCTCTGGCTGGGCGGCGCGACCATTCAAGGGGGCGATGCTCCGACGGGAAGCGCCGTACGAATTCTCGCGGATGGCGTGACCCTCGAAGGGTTTCAGGTCATGTTTCCGGGCGGGCTGATCGGCATCTCGATTGGGCCGAATGTGAGTGACGTCACGGTTCGGCATAACCGCGTCCGTGATGTGGGGCCGACGGGCCGGCTTGGGGTGACGGGCATCATTGCCGACGGCGGCAACACGGGCATCACGATCGAGGGGAATCTCGTGGAGGATCTTCGAAACGAGTTTACCTCAGACTCGGGCTTTCCGACGGTCAATGGCATCTTTGCGAATGACGACCGGGCGGATGGATTCTCGAACTCCGTGATTCGGAAAAACGTCGTTCGCAACCTGTACAGCGACAACGCCACGCTTGGCATTCTTCTGCAGGGCACGGTGGCCAACGTTCAGGTGGAGAAGAACCTTGTTTATCGCCTGTCCGCCGACCCGGATAATGACAGCGATCCGTCAGACGATAACGCAACCTATGACGAAAACCTGGACGACGGCTTCGACGGCACGCTGGCGACGTTTGCGCAGGGCGTCAATGTAGACGCATCCACCACGTCTGACCTGAACGTCACCCGCAACTTCATCTACCGCGTGACTTCGACCGGTTTCAACGGCGAGGCCGTCAAGGTGGACGCCGGCGCGGAGGGGCTGACACTGACCTTCAACGATCTGCGCTCAGAGGTTGGCCTCAACAATGGGACGAGCACGAGCTTCGATGCCACCTGTAACTACTGGGGACATCCGCTCGGCCCAAGGACGGTGGCGTCGAACCCGGCCGCGGATGACGGACCGAACCGCCAGCGCCGGAGCGCTCTGGTCGGGGACGCTGAGGTGCAACCATGGCTCGTCCGGTCGATCCTGTGGGGGCGCAACCTTGAGAGAAGCTGCGTCGGCGGACGAGGAAATCGAGGTGGCAATCGGTAG
- the kbl gene encoding glycine C-acetyltransferase, translating into MPESAVAEFQDELQEIRDAGLYKDERVITSQQDADIEVESGKHVVNFCANNYLGLANHPDVMQAAKDGVDEYGFGVASVRFICGTQTVHKQLENELSAFHEKEDTILYNSCFDANTGLFETILGPEDAIISDRLNHASIIDGIRLCKADRYVYDHSDMDDLEEQLQAAQDARVRMIATDGVFSMDGDVAKLDEICDLAEEYDALVMVDECHATGFMGEGGRGASEAKGALDRVDVITSTLGKALGGATGGFTTGRGEIIELLRQKSRPYLFSNAVAPMIANASLKVLEMLQENEERRERIWENARYFRSEMEERGFDIKPGDHPIIPIMLYDAQTSATIADELLERGIYVISFSYPVVPKGEARIRVQMSAAHSRDQLNRAIDAFTEVAKKHDVI; encoded by the coding sequence ATGCCCGAATCCGCAGTCGCTGAATTTCAGGATGAGCTTCAGGAAATCCGTGATGCCGGCCTTTACAAGGACGAGCGCGTCATCACTTCCCAGCAGGATGCCGACATCGAGGTCGAGTCCGGCAAGCACGTCGTCAACTTCTGCGCGAACAACTACCTCGGGCTGGCAAACCACCCGGATGTGATGCAGGCCGCGAAGGACGGAGTCGATGAGTACGGCTTCGGCGTCGCCAGCGTCCGGTTCATCTGCGGAACGCAAACCGTCCACAAGCAGCTGGAAAATGAGCTGTCGGCGTTCCACGAGAAGGAGGACACGATTCTCTACAACTCGTGCTTCGACGCCAACACCGGCCTCTTCGAGACCATCCTCGGCCCGGAGGACGCCATCATCTCCGACCGCCTGAACCACGCCTCGATCATCGACGGCATCCGGCTCTGCAAAGCCGACCGGTACGTGTACGACCATAGCGACATGGACGACCTGGAGGAGCAGCTTCAGGCCGCACAGGACGCCCGCGTACGCATGATCGCGACGGACGGCGTCTTTTCAATGGACGGCGATGTCGCGAAGCTCGACGAAATCTGCGACTTGGCCGAAGAGTACGATGCCCTGGTGATGGTCGACGAGTGCCACGCCACCGGCTTCATGGGCGAGGGCGGACGCGGCGCTTCGGAAGCCAAGGGCGCGCTCGACCGCGTGGACGTCATCACCTCGACCCTCGGCAAGGCACTCGGCGGCGCCACCGGCGGGTTCACGACAGGCCGGGGCGAGATCATTGAACTGCTCCGGCAGAAGTCTCGGCCATACCTCTTCTCCAACGCGGTCGCCCCGATGATCGCGAACGCCAGCCTGAAAGTGCTGGAGATGCTCCAGGAGAACGAGGAGCGGCGCGAACGAATCTGGGAGAACGCCCGCTACTTCCGCAGCGAGATGGAGGAGCGCGGCTTCGACATCAAGCCCGGCGATCACCCAATCATCCCAATCATGCTCTACGATGCGCAGACGAGCGCAACGATCGCCGATGAGCTGCTCGAGCGTGGCATTTACGTGATCAGCTTCAGCTACCCGGTCGTACCGAAGGGCGAGGCCCGCATTCGCGTACAGATGTCGGCCGCTCACTCCCGCGACCAGCTCAACCGCGCCATCGACGCCTTCACCGAGGTAGCGAAGAAGCACGACGTTATATAA